The following are from one region of the Juglans regia cultivar Chandler chromosome 10, Walnut 2.0, whole genome shotgun sequence genome:
- the LOC109008011 gene encoding trans-resveratrol di-O-methyltransferase-like, whose protein sequence is MSSFRQHSFKLVPGEHATELLNAQAHIWNHIFNFINSMSLKCAIQLGIPDIIHNHAKPITLSELLVALPIHPTKARNIPRLMRILIHSGFFVAEEVIGNDEEERYALTDASRLLLKENPLSVTPFLLAVLDPVLTKPWHFLTAWFQNEDLTPFDTAHGKMFWDYAGHEPKLNNIFSDAMASDARLVMSVVIDKCSAVFGGLESLVDVGGGTGTMAKAIADAFPSMECTVLDLPHVVAGLEGSKNLKYIGGDMFEAVPPADAILLKWILHDWNDEECVKILRRCKEAITSNDKKGKVMIIEMIVLQNQKEDDKESIETQLFFDMLMMVLVTGKERNEKQWAKLFFDAGFSDYKITHIFGLRSLIEVYP, encoded by the exons atgagTAGTTTCAGACAGCATAGCTTCAAATTGGTTCCTGGAGAACATGCTACTGAGCTGCTTAATGCTCAAGCCCACATATGGAACCATATTTTCAACTTCATAAACTCCATGTCCCTGAAATGTGCAATCCAGCTTGGTATACCTGATATCATCCACAACCATGCCAAGCCCATAACTCTTTCTGAGCTCCTCGTAGCACTCCCTATCCACCCAACAAAAGCTCGTAATATTCCTCGTCTCATGCGCATTCTCATCCACTCTGGCTTCTTTGTTGCAGAAGAAGTGATTGGAAATGACGAAGAAGAAAGATATGCACTCACTGATGCGTCTAGGCTCCTTCTTAAGGAGAATCCCTTGAGTGTAACTCCTTTCTTACTTGCCGTGCTCGATCCTGTTTTGACTAAGCCTTGGCATTTTCTGACCGCATGGTTCCAAAATGAAGATCTTACCCCGTTTGATACGGCACATGGAAAGATGTTTTGGGATTATGCGGGCCATGAGCCAAAGCTTAACAATATTTTCAGTGATGCCATGGCTAGTGATGCTCGCTTGGTGATGAGCGTGGTGATCGACAAGTGCAGCGCAGTGTTCGGTGGATTGGAGTCGTTGGTTGATGTTGGTGGCGGTACCGGAACTATGGCCAAGGCCATTGCCGACGCATTCCCAAGTATGGAGTGCACGGTGCTTGATCTCCCACATGTGGTTGCTGGCTTGGAAGGGAGTAAGAACTTGAAGTATATTGGAGGGGACATGTTTGAGGCAGTTCCTCCTGCAGATGCAATTTTACTTAAG TGGATATTGCATGACTGGAACGATGAGGAATGCGTTAAAATACTTAGAAGATGCAAGGAGGCAATCACTAGCAATGACAAGAAAGGAAAGGTGATGATCATTGAAATGATAGTACTACAGAACCAGAAGGAAGATGATAAGGAGTCGATTGAGACGCAACTCTTCTTTGACATGCTGATGATGGTGTTGGTAACTGGAAAAGAGAGAAACGAGAAACAATGGGCAAAGCTGTTTTTCGATGCTGGTTTCAGTGACTACAAGATAACCCACATATTTGGTTTAAGGTCTCTCATTGAGGTTTATCCTTGA
- the LOC118349653 gene encoding uncharacterized protein LOC118349653 gives MNDPDKLVLPAYAEGVKYFLTQARNHASGRDHIRCPCRACLNNLWLPIFEVETHLSIKGINPDYTQWIFHGEEETTLYVSNDEEYDDIIQGDDYIDDMQHMLDDIRAGTFVDVHQDSAPAPNRPPITVDSPPTSFDQLLEHARRPLFDGCKEFLKLSFVVKLLHIKSIGGWSIKSFDMLLDLLRSAFPNALLPQSYEESRSLERGLGFKYNKIHACPNDCILFWKENAVLNECPTCKASRWIPNTHTIPQKVLRHFPLKPRLQRLFMSAKITGDMRWHKLQRMIEDTSMRHPADSEC, from the coding sequence atgaatgACCCCGATAAGCTTGTATTACCTGCATACGCTGAAGGCGTTAAATATTTCCTCACACAAGCACGAAATCATGCAAGTGGAAGGGATCACATTCGGTGTCCATGTCGTGCATGCCTTAACAATCTTTGGCTgcctatatttgaggtggaAACCCATTTGTCTATTAAAGGGATCAACCCAGATTATACCcagtggatatttcatggggaggaggagaCAACATTGTACGTCAGTAATGATGAGGAGTATGACGATATCATCCAAGGAGACGATTACATAGATGACATGCAGcatatgttggatgacatccgGGCAGGCACCTTTGTTGATGTGCACCAAGATAGCGCTCCTGCGCCAAACAGGCCACCAATTACTGTAGATTCACCACCAACATCTTTTGACCAGCTACTAGAGCATGCCCGACGCCCGCTTTTCGACGGGTGTAAAGAATTTTTGAAGCTGTCATTCGTTGTCAAGTTGTTACACATCAAATCAATTGGTGGATGGTCAATTAAGTCATTTGACATGCTACTTGATTTGTTGAGGTCTGCCTTTCCTAATGCCCTCTTGCCACAatcatatgaggagtcaaggtcTTTGGAGCGCGGTTTGGGCTTCAAGTACAACAAAATCCATGCGTGCCCCAACgattgcatattattttggaaggaaaatgctgtTCTAAATGAATGCCCTACATGTAAGGCTTCGAGGTGGATACCAAATACACACACGATacctcaaaaagtgttgcgTCACTTTCCTTTGAAACCGAGATTGCAGCGTCTCTTTATGTCAGCAAAGATAACAGGTGATATGCGATGGCACAAATTGCAAAGGATGATAGAAGATACATCTATGAGACATCCGGCCGACTCTGAGTGCtag